One part of the Vicia villosa cultivar HV-30 ecotype Madison, WI linkage group LG6, Vvil1.0, whole genome shotgun sequence genome encodes these proteins:
- the LOC131613241 gene encoding uncharacterized protein LOC131613241, with amino-acid sequence MGRRSCRDPIVEGCRWVVKNGYNIPFWEAKWWRGLILGEVFSDIYEASLLKGVSVASMGGWLEGKWRWGVFGIPVGLETEREIMEGLVRFRDVLAEFGGAGEGRDEVSWILAEYGIFSVVSCYTFFGRDFVPVGSPNKHDGAYGLVWKADVPFKIKAFGWRFLLDRILTKDCLVYRGINIPVDNLKCCFCGYEVESRNHSFFGCWVVKAIWNEIALWMGKEGEVEEG; translated from the coding sequence TTGTTGAAGGATGTAGGTGGGTTGTGAAAAATGGTTATAACATTCCTTTTTGGGAAGCCAAATGGTGGAGAGGTCTTATTTTGGGTGAAGTGTTTTCGGATATATATGAGGCTTCGCTTTTGAAAGGGGTTTCGGTTGCTTCTATGGGAGGGTGGCTAGAGGGTAAATGGAGatggggtgtttttgggattccCGTGGGGTTGGAGACGGAGAGGGAAATTATGGAGGGTTTAGTTCGGTTTAGAGATGTGTTGGCCGAATTTGGTGGTGCGGGGGAGGGGAGAGATGAGGTGTCTTGGATTCTAGCCGAATATGGAATTTTCTCGGTGGTATCTTGTTACACTTTTTTTGGAAGAGATTTCGTTCCGGTTGGGTCGCCGAACAAACATGATGGGGCGTATGGGCTAGTTTGGAAGGCGGATGTGCCTTTCAAAATCAAGGCGTTTGGATGGAGATTTCTTCTTGATAGGATCCTGACTAAGGATTGCTTGGTGTATAGAGGTATAAATATACCGGTAGATAATTTAAAGTGTTGTTTTtgtggatatgaagtagaaagtAGAAACCATTCTTTTTTTGGTTGTTGGGTGGTGAAAGCTATTTGGAATGAGATAGCTCTTTGGATGGGTAAAGAGGGGGAGGTGGAGGAGGGGTAA